A window of Peromyscus eremicus chromosome 7, PerEre_H2_v1, whole genome shotgun sequence contains these coding sequences:
- the Cd276 gene encoding LOW QUALITY PROTEIN: CD276 antigen (The sequence of the model RefSeq protein was modified relative to this genomic sequence to represent the inferred CDS: inserted 1 base in 1 codon; deleted 1 base in 1 codon; substituted 4 bases at 4 genomic stop codons) produces MLRGWRGPSVAVCMRTALGVLYFCLTGAVEVQVSEDPVVALVDTDATLRCSFSPEPGFSLAQLNLIWQLTDTKQLVHSFTEGRDQGSAYANRTALFPDLLVQGNASLRLQRVRVTDEGSYTCFVSIRDFDSAAVSLQVYLCYSKSSMTLEPNXQPGDKGTVICSSSQGCPRVSVFWQGIPLTGHVTTSXMVKEQGLFAVHSMLRVVQGANGTHRCLILNLVLQXDVYSSVTMTTHRSPMGSEDPVVALVDSDIILCCSSTKPGSSLAQFNFIWQLIYTKXLPQVHSFPKGRAQGRTYPKSTALFPDLLVXGNVFLRIQCTDVAGEGSFTSSVGILDFGSAAASLQAGAPYSKPSMTLEPSKDLRPGDMVTITCSSYQGYPEAEVFWKDGQGLPLTGNVTTSQMANERGLFDVHSVLRVVLGANGTYSCLVRNPVLQQDTHGSVTITGQPMTFPPEALWVTVGLSVCLVVLLVALAFVCWRKIKQSCEEENAGAEDQDGDGEGSKTALRPLKHSENKEDDGQEIA; encoded by the exons ATGCTGCGTGGATGGCGTGGCCCCAGTGTGGCTGTGTGTATGCGCACGGCCCTGGGAGTGCTGTACTTCTGCCTCACAG GAGCTGTGGAGGTCCAGGTCTCTGAAGACCCTGTGGTGGCCCTGGTGGACACTGATGCCACTCTACGCTGCTCCTTTTCCCCGGAGCCCGGCTTCAGCCTGGCACAGCTCAACCTCATCTGGCAGCTGACCGACACCAAACAGCTGGTGCACAGCTTCACCGAAGGCCGGGACCAAGGAAGTGCCTACGCCAACCGCACAGCACTCTTCCCTGACCTGTTGGTACAGGGCAACGCATCCTTGCGGCTGCAGCGTGTCCGAGTAACCGACGAGGGCAGCTACACGTGCTTCGTGAGCATCCGGGACTTTGACAGCGCTGCTGTTAGCCTGCAGGTG TACCTTTGCTACTCCAAGTCCAGCATGACTCTGGAGCCCA AACAACCTGGGGACAAGGGGACGGTCATATGCTCCAGCTCCCAGGGCTGTCCTCGGGTTTCAGTGTTCTGGCAGGGAATACCCTTGACTGGCCATGTGACCACATCGTAGATGGTCAAGGAGCAGGGCTTGTTTGCTGTGCACAGCATGCTTAGGGTGGTGCAGGGTGCTAATGGCACCCACAGATGCCTGATCCTCAACCTGGTGTTGCAGTAGGATGTATACAGTTCAGTCACCATGACAACCCACAGAAGCCCCatgg GTTCGGAAGATCCTGTGGTGGCCCTGGTGGACAGTGACATCATTCTATGCTGTTcctccaccaagcctggctccagCCTGGCACAGTTCAATTTCATTTGGCAACTGATATATACCAAATAGCTTCCCCAA GTGCACAGCTTCCCCAAGGGCCGGGCCCAGGGCAGGACCTACCCCAAGAGTACAGCTCTCTTCCCTGACCTGCTGGTGTAGGGTAATGTGTTCCTGAGGATACAGTGCACGGATGTAGCTGGTGAGGGCAGCTTCACCAGCTCTGTGGGCATCCTGGACTTTGGCAGTGCTGCTGCTAGCCTGCAGGCAGGTG CCCCCTACTCGAAGCCCAGCatgaccctggagcccagcaAGGACCTGCGTCCTGGGGACATGGTGACCATCACATGCTCCAGCTACCAGGGCTATCCCGAGGCTGAGGTGTTCTGGAAGGATGGGCAGGGACTGCCCTTGACTGGCAATGTGACCACATCCCAGATGGCCAATGAGCGGGGCTTGTTTGATGTTCACAGCGTGCTGAGGGTGGTGCTGGGTGCTAACGGCACCTATAGCTGCCTGGTACGCAACCCGGTGTTGCAGCAAGACACTCACGGCTCAGTCACCATCACAG GGCAGCCTATGACATTCCCCCCTGAGGCTCTGTGGGTGACTGTGgggctctctgtctgtcttgtgGTACTGCTGGTGGCCCTGGCCTTCGTGTGCTGGAGAAAGATCAAGCAGAGCTGTGAGGAGGAGAATGCAG GTGCTGAGGACCAGGATGGGGATGGAGAAGGATCCAAGACGG CTCTGCGGCCTCTGAAGCACTCTGAAAACAAAGAAG ATGATGGACAAGAAATAGCCTGA